One Oncorhynchus mykiss isolate Arlee chromosome 9, USDA_OmykA_1.1, whole genome shotgun sequence genomic window, cgtatatactgtataccggggtatttgaaAATGGCCGTTGGATGGTTTGTCAATACCGTTGAAACTATTtgacattttaatttttttttatctgatttTGAATATTTGAATCtattttaagtaaatacctgcagttaGCTTGTGTAATGCGTTAGGAGATAAAGAAGATCGCATTCTTAATTTCAGCGGTCACAAAAAACGTCTCCATTTTGAAGTTTACCGGTAGTCCCCCAGTCACGTGGTTTAGAAGCACACAATGACTAGAGACCGGAGCCTTGCATGTCACTCACTGTTATACACCAGGTGATCTAGTTACCGTAGGGGATTCACAACTAAATGTCGGCCAGCTAGATATCTTCTAACTATTAAAAGTTAACTGTCTACAATGTGCTAAAATGCTCTGGAGTTTTGCAttggtttgctaatttattagctcgttagctatctagctaagtgcttagcttcttccaaaatcaagctTCACTTGGTAGCAGCAGAGAATCCCCTGAGCTGGGATGTCTGCCCTGCAATAGCTTAGGTCAGAGACCATAAAATGTTCGCAATGCGCTCGTTAGcatttatttactattttctatgggattttacatgtacctgttagcattgctaacctttaGATTTACAGGAGGTGGGGTTTGAAAATAGCAGCCCTTGTGTTCAGTGCCGACATTCCCGAATATTCCGGTATGGCACAAGGTCGGTATAAAAAGTACGACAATCTGGATACCACACAAGCCTGCAGACTGTCTTATTTTCAATAGCGTTTATATAATATTTATTTTGGGGTGGGTTAGGGGCACTGGGAGGCTGAGTACTACGCAACTGCCTAGAACtatttataccatggcattgttgaatacaccttttctgattggcttgaagtgCATTCTAGAACGTGCATTATTTCTCTATAACGCACGGTAGAATTCAAACGCTAcagttcattcttacatgttctaaTAGTTGAGCTGCTTTTAAAAGCAAAAGTCGAATTGAAAACATTACTAGCATTGTTGAATTCGATTGTCATAATGGAAAGCTAGGACAGATGGTTTGGTTAGttaaactagcaagtctgtttgtttggtgaccaaggcaactactgtagctatctagtaaacttgctagctacttcagtggatgttaaAACACATTTCTAGCGGCAAATGTGTTAAGTTATAGCCGTGTTATGAAAGGGATATTCATTGAttgcttattattattattattatctcgttgattatcccttacacgTTAAGTATAACTATAAGAAACAGGTTAAGCGTAACTAAAATAAATCTAAGATGTGTCAAGTCAGTGAtctccagctcagggctccagctatgcatttggtttgctaacttgctagctaagttagctataGGTCAATATCAatcttcttggttacagcagagacattctagcctgggtgccagtgtCTTCAGCTAATCCACTTATTGTACTCCTGGTCACTGCCAAAGAGACTGGCCTTTCTGCCATCTTCAAATATCAACATTCTATCATTAATGAGCTTGAGGCGAAGACAGGAGTTGATCCTGATTCGATAACCCCTCCAATCTATCCTCCAATCACAACAATTATCCATATATTGGAACCatcactttttttctctctccacagAACACATTGGTATCCAGTTGCTAAGCAACCATTTTTTTGTTTGTCCAAATGAAACCAGTCTGTCAAAAGTTGCTAGCTCACTTTTAAAAACTAAATAAATACTGTAATTCAAACCAAAAAtaaccctttgaattgaatttaaaCCTAAAAACATAAGAACTTACCTAGCTAACAACTCAATGTTTTGATCATGACTTTGTTCTTAATTATAATTACATTTTGTCATGGAAAatattaataatgttatttcCAACAACCAATGAGCAACTCCGCCATAGATCCAGCTGCATATTGAGCGTTGAGATAGCTGATTGGCCAGTCTCTTTGGCGATGACATGGAGTGGCAAAGAGTGGAATGTTGGCTAAAGAGACTGTTACCCAGACTAGAGACATCCAACCCCTCCTGGATCCAATTTGTTTTGCGTGTCAAACCCCCCCCTTGTGTGCACTTCTGGTAATACCGTATACCCCCGGTATGATACACAAACGGTATGACCATCCGCCCCAACCCTATAAccattccccaggtcgttgctgtaaatgagaacgtgttctcagtcaacttaccgtaaaaaaaacaaaacatcaaATGAGATCGGATTCCTTTTAGATTGCACTACGTCTGACCACAGCCGTATGGGCCCCTATTAAAACAGTGTGCAATATCAAGGGAAAAGGGTGCCGCTTGGGACGCACGTTTACACTACCACCACTGTTACCAGGGGCGTCTGCCTCGTAGAGCTGGCCGTCACAATGGCCACGCTCCAGGCTAACTACATTGCCATACGCCTGCCAGATTTCACAACACTCGGAATGGTGTTTGACATATCAGCTAAAGCCTCATCACATGATACAGCCATCTAATGTCCGACTGTGTAGTCGATGACGTGGgacacaaccattggttgatgcaatgcAACGTTTGTAATGTAGTTGGTCTGGAAGGTGACCATCGTGTCAACAGTCATGCCACTAGTGCTACTAGTTGGCcaaattttttaaaatatatatatcaccTACAGATGTCTTTTAAAACCTTACAGTGTAATGTCTTGGAATCCAGTTGCCGGGCAGTTTAGATATTACTACAAACTTTGCTTCTGGCCACTGATTTGTTTTTTAATATGTTTGTTTTGTGTTTAAAAAGGCACGTGAAGAGAGTGTGCTGGCTGTGGAAAAGCTTTGTCACGATGACTACAGAACGTACATAGAAGTGGAAATGTCAgtgggggactggaggactggagttgggccgtcggggggtactggaggactagaGCTGGGCTGTCgagggggactggaggactggagctgggctgttgtgggggactggagttgggctgttgtgggggaCTGGAGGAAGGCTGTTgagggggactggaggactggaggaaggCTGTTGTGGGGGACTgaagttgggctgttgtgggggaCTGGAGGAAGGCTGTTgtgggggactggagttgggctgttgtggggggactggagttgggctgttgtggggggactggagttgggctgttgagggGGACTGGAGGAAGGCTGTTGAGGGGGACTGGAGGAAGGCTGTTGAGGGGGACTGGAGGAAGGCTGTtgagggggactggagttgggctgttgtggggggactggagttgggctgttgtggggggactggagttgggctgttgtggggggactggagttgggctgttgtggggggactggagttgggctgttgtggggggactggagttgggctgttgtggggggactggagttgggctgttgtggggggactggagttgggttgttgtggggggactggagttgggctgttgtggggggactggagttgggctgttgtgggggactggagttgggctgttgtgggggactggagttgggctgttgtgggggaCTGGAGGAGGGCTGTTGTGGGGGACTGGAGGAAGGCTGTTGTGGGGGACTGGAGGAAGGCTGTTGAGGGGGACTGGAGGAAGGCTGTTgtggggggactggagttgggctgttgtggggggactggagttgggctgttgtggggggactggagttgggctgttgtgggggactggagttgggctgttgtggggggactggagttgggctgttgtggggggactggagttgggctgttgtggggggactggagctgggctgttgtggggggactggagctgggctgttgtggggggactggagctgggctgttgtgggggactggagctgggctgttgtgggggactggagttgggctgttgtgggggactggagttgggctgttgtgggggactggagttgggctgttgtgggggactggagttgggctgttgtgggggaCTGGAGGAGGGCTGTTGTGGGGGACTGGAGGAGGGCTGTTGTGGGGGACTGGAGGAAGGCTGTTGTGGGGGACTGGAGGAAGGCTGTTGTGGGGGACTGGAGGAAGGCTGTTGTGGGGGACTGGAGGAAGGCTGTtgagggggactggagttgggctgttgagggggactggagttgggctgttgtgggggactggagttgggctgttgtgggggaCTGGAGGAGGGCTGTTGTGGGGGACTGGAGGAGGGCTGTTGTGGGGGACTGGAGGAAGGCTGTTGTGGGGGACTGGAGGAAGGCTGTTGAGGGGGACTGGAGGAAGGCTGTTgtggggggactggagttgggctgttgtggggggactggagttgggctgttgtggggggactggagttgggctgttgtggggggactggagttgggctgttgtggggggactggagttgggctgttgtggggggactggagttgggctgttgtggggggactggagttgggctgttgtggggggactggagttgggctgttgtggggggactggagttgggctgttgtggggggactggagttgggctgttgtggggggactggagttgggctgttgtggggggactggagttgggctgttgtggggggactggagttgggctgttgtggggggactggagttgggctgttgtggggggactggagttgggctgttgtggggggactggagttgggctgttgtggggggactggagttgggctgttgtggggggactggagttgggctgttgtggggggactggagttgggctgttgtggggggactggagttgggctgttgtggggggactggagttgggctgttgtggggggactggagttgggctgttgtggggggactggagttgggctgttgtggggggactggagctgggctgttgtggggggactggagttgggctgttgtggggggactggagttgggctgttgtgaggggactggagttgggctgttgtggggggactggagttgggctgttgtggggggactggagttgggctgttgtggggggactggagttgggctgttgtggggggactggagttgggctgttgtgaggggactggagttgggctgttgtgaggggactggagttgggctgttgtgaggggactggagttgggctgttgtggggggactggagttgggctgttgtggggggactggaggagTGGAAGCTCTGCCTGGTTACATGATCTCCCTGCTGTTGCGGATGGCACAGCACAACACCATACTGAAGATCATCCCTATAacctagagagggaaagagagggaaagagagagagagaaatatgagattacacagatccacaaagaattcaaaaacaaatccaattttgataaactcccatatctactgggtgaaattccacagtgtgccatcacagcagcaagatttgtgacctgttgccacaagaaaagggaaaccagtgaagaacaaacaccattgtaaatacaacccatatttatgcttatttattttcccttgtgtactttaaccatttgtacattgtttcaacactgtatatatatatatataatatgacatttgtaatgtctttattcttttgaaacttctgtatgtgtaatgtagagatagagaggtagagatagagaggtagagatagagagggaaatatgTCAATAATATTTTGTCTTTCAGTCATGttgactggtctactaccattgctttaatgagagagagagagagagaaacagatagaaagagagagagaaagagaaagaaagagagagagaaagaaagagagagagagagagagagaaaaagagagagagagagagagagagaaagagagagagagagagaaagagagagagaaagagaaagaaagagagagagaaagagaaagaaagagagagagagagaaagaaagagagagagaaagagaaagaaagagagagaaagagagagagagaaagagagagagagaaagagagagagagagaaagagagagagaaagagagagagagaaagagagaaagagagagagagaaagagagaaagagagagagagagaaagagagaaagagaaagagagaaagagaaagagagaaagagagagagaaagaaagagagagagaaagagagagagagagaaagagagaaagagagagagagagaaagagagagagaaagagagagagaaagagacagagagagagtgtgtttatgtgaaagagagagagaaagagagagagagaaagagagagagagagagagacagagagagagtgtgtttatgtgaaagagagaaagagaaagagagagaaagagagagagagagagagagagagagagagaaagagagaaagagagaaagagagaaagagagaaagagagaaagagagaaagagagtgtttatgtgtctgtctgtgggagagagagacagactcccCAGTCCTGTTCTCACCATGACTCCAGCGATGCCGATCCCCACGTAACCGATGATGTAGAGTTTACTGTTGAAGAACTCCTTGATGCCCACCTCACAGTCCTACACACACACGTTAGAAACAACATAAAGATTTAAATTAAAGTTCCAATCTTTTGCCCAAGTTAGCGATGATGGCTATTGAGGTAGTTATCTACTGTTATTAGTCCCACCTTGGTGTCAGCTGGGGCCTCAGGGCAGAAGCTCTGGGACGTCCCACAACAGTTGAGctgcagggggagagggagtgtggatgttaccatggttacggatagtcctgaatgaatcgtgaataatgatgagtgactAAGTTACAGATACACAAATATcaaacccccaagacatgctaacctctcaccattacaataacaggggaggttagcattttatatcatacccccaagacatgctaaccactcaccattacaataacaggggaggttagcattttatatcatacccccaagacatgctaaccactcaccattacaataacaggggaggttagcattttatatcatacccccaagacatgctaaccactcaccattacaataacaggggaggttagcattttatatcatacccccaagacatgctaaccactcaccattacaataacaggggaggttagcattttatatcatacccccaagacatgataacctctcaccattacaataacaggggaggttagcattttatatcatacccccaagacatgctaacctctcaccattacaataacaggggaggttagcattttatatcatacccccaagacatgctaacctctcaccattacaataacaggggaggttagcatcttATATCAAaccaccaagacatgctaacctctcaccattacaataacaggggaggttagcattttatatcatacccccaagacatgctaaccactcaccattacaataacaggggaggttagcattttatatcatacccccaagacatgctaacctctaaccattacaataacaggggaggttagcattttatatcatacccccaagacatgctaacctctcaccattacaataacaggggaggttagcattttatatcatacccccaagacatgctaacctctcaccattacaataacaggggaggttagcatcttATATCAAaccaccaagacatgctaacctctcaccattacaataacaggggaggttagcattttatatcatacccccaagacatgctaacctctcaccattacaataacaggggaggttagcatcttATATCAAaccaccaagacatgctaacctctcaccattacaataacaggggaggttagcatcttATATCAAaccaccaagacatgctaacctctcaccattacaataacaggggaggttagcattttatatcatacccccaagacatgctaacctctaaccattacaataacaggggaggttagcatcttatatcatacctccaagacatgctaacctctcaccattacaataacaggggagattagcatttttgggggggttgataTTTGTGCGAATAACTTTTTCACTCTTCATTATtaaggattcattcaggattatccgtaaccatggtaacatccacattaatgtagaagtgtttagaaacatattctgttactacttacaataaaagtgactccaaaatgacacaatacattatttatcatctcatttctattggacacaaaataatctgaaacacaaccaaaacaaacagcaaatgcatccaacaggtTTATAGAGTCACAAGTTTGATGTGGTCATTGTGtgataggaatatgggaccaaatactaaacttctgACTACTTTTATACatatataagtgaatttgtctcaATACTTTTGGTCCACTAAAATGTGGGGGACTAGGTACAAAAATACTGTAATTTCTAAATGATTGATCAGATATGAATGGagataccctcaaattaaagagTAGTACCTCCACAAAACATGGTCCCAAACGCTGTCCCACAaacaccctcaaattaaagctacCAGTCTGCACTtcaacctcatagtcattgtttaATTTAAAATCCAAAGGTGCTGGagacaaaataacaaaagaaaATGTCACAATAATTATGGAGGGTAAATCGGTAGTTCTACTAGAGTTTAGTATCATTGAAATCAACAATATGCATCTATTGTATGGACTATTGGTTTTCAAGCATCGTTTTTTTCAccagaaaaaaaatgtttaagtGTTAATGTACTTACAACTTTGTGGTAAGAGTTTTGTATCatcgtgttgttgtttttgttgtcgtTGTAGGATTTGATGTAATAGTTCTGGACATCTTCAATTATCTGTGAGAAAAGAATCAGACAAGACCataaaaataattattatattctgACAGGTGGCGTTACTGCGACGCAAACGCTCGTCCCTTAGCGCGACAACTCCGTCTGATTGGTTATCTGAAGTGAGACAATAAATGACAGTTGGAACCACAATAGCGTGGCGGAGTGGTGCGGTGTATTATGGGTACCTTGTCTTTGTTCAAGAAGCCAAACACACCAGCAGCAACCTCTGCGCCAAAGATTATCAGCAGGCAGGCAAAGAACTGAAACACAAAGACAGGTTAGAGGTGGACTGTTTCCATGGTTTCTGATCAGGAACACAAAGACAGGTTAGAGTGGACTGTTTCCATGGTTTCTGATCTGGAACACAAAGACAGGTTAGAGTGGACCGTTTCCATGGTTTCTGATCTGGAACACAAAGACAGGTTAGAGTGGACTGTTTCCATGGTTTCTGATCTGGAACACAAAGACAGGTTAGAGTGGACCGTTTCCATGGTTTCTGATCTGGAACACAAAGACAGGTTAGAGTGGACTGTTTCCATGGTTTCTGATCAGGAACACAAAGACAGGTTAGAGTGGACCGTTTCCATGGTTTCTGATCAGGAACACAAAGACAGGTTAGAGTGGACCGTTTCCATGGTTTCTGATCTGGAACACAAAGACAGGTTAGAGTGGACTGTTTCCATGGTTTCTGATCTGGCTTTATCCTGAGCTCTTGGGAGTAGATGATTCGGTAACATTGTATTTTTAAAAGGTACACATACTAGCCACTAATttgtagtgtgtatgtgtatataagtAGCCTTTAATAGGTCTCATGAACCATAATTAAGTGATTTCCTATTGAAACATTGTAAGTTATCCGAGTTTGACATGAATGTTGGCTGTAGGGAGAAGTATGCCCCTTAATGTCCAACAAGGTCATATCTGGACAGTTGGTATGGAAATATGGTATGGAAATATGGAAAAAAAAATGGACAACTTtagcttttacttcactacattcctaaagaaaataatgtactttttactccatacattatccctgacacccaaaagtactcgatACATTTTgaaaggaaaatggtccaattgtacacaattatcaagagaacatccctggtcatccctactgcctctgatctggaggactcactaaacagagaacatccctggtcatccctacagcctctgatctggtggactcactaaacagagaacatccctggtcatctctactgcctctgatctggaggactcactaaacagagaacatccctggtcatccctactgcctctgatctggaggactcactaaacagagaacatccctggtcatctctactgcctctgatctggcagactcactaaacacaaatgcaatgttggtaaatgatgtctgagtgttggagtgtttccctggctatctgtaaatgatgtctgagtgttggagtgtacccctggctatctgtaaatgatgtctgagtgttggagtgtacccctggctatttgtaatgatgtctgagtgttgggagtgttcccctggctatctgtaaattatgtctgagtgttggagtgttcccctggctatctgtaatgatgtctgagtgttggagtgggcccctggctatctgtaaatgatgtctgagtgttggagtgttcccctggctatatgtaaatgatgtctgagtgttggagtgttcccctggctgtctgtaaataatgtctgagtgttggagtgtacccctggctatcatccctggctatctgtaaatgatgtctgagtgttcccctggctatctgtaaatgatgtctgagtgttggagtgttcccctggctatctgtaatgatggctgagtgttggagtgttcccctggctatctaacaataataataacaacattgtgctgtctggtttgcttcatATAAGGAAGTTGAAATGGCTTATACATTTACTgttgatacttcagtatatttaaaaccaaatacttttagacttttactcaagtagtattttactgagtgactttcacttttacttgagtcattgtctattaaggtatctttacttttactacagtataagaattgggtactttttccaccactgaatgaGACCTAGTAAAGGGCCTATAAGAGACTTATAAGCACACTGACGAACTACAAAGTAGTGGCTAATGTGTGTACTTCTAAAATACAGTGTTACTGAAGATTCTGAGTTCAGGCAAGATCGGACTAATTATCTAGCTAGCTTGATTGCGTTTTCTGCCCCTCGGGGAAGTGCGTCAACTCACCGACCCCAGCAGACACTGGGACTCTCGTATGGCTCCACAGCAGCCAAAGAATCCCACCAACATCACTAGACTGCCCGCTATGATCAGGATATACACACctggggggggagagacagagaccgaaacagcgacagagagagagaggaaaacaaaTCAGATGAAAGACCATTCAGGGTATTATATATTCAGCCAGACTGGTGCAGTTCCCAGGAgcaccagcagagggcagcatTAGACCACACAAACAACACGATTATCAACCAGATCATCTGTGAGAGAGCTTTACAAGCTGAACATAATCTGCactaaacagacataatgtagtgaccagcaggagagtcagtaccataactgtggactaaacagacataatgtagtgaccagcaggagagtcagtaccataactgtggactaaacagacataatgtagtgaccagcaggagagtcagtaccataactggactaaacagacattatgtagtgaccagcaggagagtcagtaccataactgtggactaaacatacataatgtagtgaccagcaggagagtcagtattataactgtggactaaacagacataatgtagtgaccagcaggagagtcagtaccataactggactaaacagacataatgtagtgaccagcaggagagtcagtaccataactgtggactaaacagacataatgtagtgaccagcaggagagtcagtaccataactgtggactaaacagacataatgtagtgaccagcaggagagtcagtaccataactgtggactaaacagacataatgtagtgaccagcaggagagtcagtattataactgtggactaaacagacataatgtagtgaccagcaggagagtcagtattataactgtggactaaacagacataatgtagtgaccagcaggagagtcagtattataactgtggactaaacagacataatgtagtgaccagcaggagagtcagtattataactgtggactaaacagacataatgtagtgaccagcaggagagtcagtatta contains:
- the LOC110531298 gene encoding CD9 antigen isoform X1, translated to MGKVEGGMKCVKYLLFIFNFIFWLMGSLVLAVGLWLRFDPETVALLNGDGAPDTFFYGVYILIIAGSLVMLVGFFGCCGAIRESQCLLGSFFACLLIIFGAEVAAGVFGFLNKDKIIEDVQNYYIKSYNDNKNNNTMIQNSYHKVLNCCGTSQSFCPEAPADTKDCEVGIKEFFNSKLYIIGYVGIGIAGVMVIGMIFSMVLCCAIRNSREIM
- the LOC110531298 gene encoding CD9 antigen isoform X2, which codes for MGSLVLAVGLWLRFDPETVALLNGDGAPDTFFYGVYILIIAGSLVMLVGFFGCCGAIRESQCLLGSFFACLLIIFGAEVAAGVFGFLNKDKIIEDVQNYYIKSYNDNKNNNTMIQNSYHKVLNCCGTSQSFCPEAPADTKDCEVGIKEFFNSKLYIIGYVGIGIAGVMVIGMIFSMVLCCAIRNSREIM
- the LOC110531298 gene encoding CD9 antigen isoform X3 — its product is MGKVEGGMKCVKYLLFIFNFIFWLMGSLVLAVGLWLRFDPETVALLNGDGAPDTFFYGVYILIIAGSLVMLVGFFGCCGAIRESQCLLGSIIEDVQNYYIKSYNDNKNNNTMIQNSYHKVLNCCGTSQSFCPEAPADTKDCEVGIKEFFNSKLYIIGYVGIGIAGVMVIGMIFSMVLCCAIRNSREIM